aataaaatgttgcatatttttaaagaacacTGCAGACTTTAAGTATGCATTCCTGTATTTTATAGTACCATCTCTTTATCATCTTTCCCCATCCCTCTAACGTACATtttagtgaaaaatataaaaacgtgaaaattgctgtgtgtataaattaataaagccaaactgtaaattataaattctgtaaaacatgattaaaCTTGCAAAGAATATCTTCTCAGaagcagaataaaaaataaatttattttatgaatcttgcagatattaagataaaaaagctaaagttatataaagaaacgattaaaaaaatagccgTGGAAGTAAAAGCCAGCgccaaacaaaaatatacaaatgcgTTGCATGCAATCTGGAAGTACTTAAGAGGCATATCATTACTCTGGAACtctggaaagaaaaaaaaaccaatatacaaaaataaaaaaacataaaaatgttctaAATAGATTGGAGATAATGAAgcagaaaataaagattttaaaaaagtgaGACAGTCTCGAGCGAATAATACAAACTTTCTTTCGAGATTTGGCAACtaatttaagatatttgtatACACGTCAGTTATCCTTTTATCAAAAAGATATAAACGAGTTCCACAGTAAAGactcaaaataattaagtgttgcatttgtatttaagtttgtataaTGCTGACCTGTTTTGAGTACTGCCCATGGAATCATAAGTATTAGGAGTGCCCTGGTGTTGCGATCTTACTGGGTAGACGACACCATTTCCCAGACTAGAACACATCCAATGCAACCactctaatataaaaatactgaaTCTGCTATGTTTTATCAGTCATAAAAGTGCAAATAAATGTGGTGCTCATAAGAATAATTCAAAATGTGCAGAAGTTGCATTCTAATTAATAGTGCACCAAAATAAGTCTTTGTACCCATTTATATCCACATCTCTAAAAAACTGCGATTggtataaaacacaaaattttacacacaAGATAAAGACTGGAGAGCAGTAAATTTCAACTCATGTAGCAATCTGTTTGCATTGATTCCTGTtctgatttaatataaaatacaaatcagATGTCccctttataataattgtgatGACAcgaaaatatagtaaaatcgTTTCAATACATATATTCTTCTCGTCGTGGAAATTTTTCCATGTTtacttatgaaaaaaaaataataataaaatacatatataattggAGCATTCTACAcgtaattagataaaaatatataaatatatagaaaagtaCTAGttccagaaataaaaaaaattatattacataaaacatGCAACCGTCTTgcttttgtagaaaaataaactttgacAAAATCAAACTTGCTCACACTTTATTCAAGGCCCTGCAGTACATATGTTACCGTATttcaaatttcatttaaatatgcCAAACTGCatagttgttttttttttacggtaAAGATTATGATAGGCGGTATACTAGAAGCatacaaattgatataatagTTCAGTTATTGTGTATTGTGCAAATGGTTCCCACTTCGTAAgttacacaatattttaccgcatataaagtataaaatatatgcaacatacATACCTACTAAACATAGGAAGAAACCAGATCCGTGGATTGTCACCAAACACTTCctgaaaattattgtattttcccAGACTAAATCCATCCTTGTCTTTTCCTGTCCGAAACATAGGCGTTCTGAAGGCCTCTGCAAATAtagtgttaatattttaaacaaaaagtgTATAATACAACACTCAAGCCaagatatttgataattacCTAGAGTTGATCTGTTATGAACAACGAGATAGCAATGGTAGAAGAAAAGGGAGGTAAGACTGACTGCAAACATCAAcgcaacaaaaaaaagaaatagcaGATGAAATCTACCCATCCCATCTAATTCACcctataaagaaaaaaatttacacaattatcacaattacaaattgaaatgggattaatataaatattaagttttaacattatataatctaaatattttcatataaaagaaaaagtctTACTCACTTTCcaaaattgtataaagtaTTGCAAAGATGTAGCAGTAATAAACATACAGTAGAGAAGTGCGTATGCTAGAAAcagcataaaaaatttgtaattgtgGAAGCCTACACAATTGTTCACCCATGGACAGTGATGATCCATCTTTAAGACACAAGTGCTACATACACTGCAATGGTGTGCCCTATCAGGCTTTATTAACTGACACTTCTCACAAAATCGCATagctaaagaaaaaaatacaatatatgcaTAAGCTTAAAAGtcttatatcaatttataccATTAAATCATCTTTTTGCTACAAATAAATTACCTCCTTTTATAGTACGATTAGTAACTGGGAGATCTTGTGCGAATCTTTCTAAAATTTGCCTCTGTACTTCCTCTGTTTCAGCTTGCCGTAATTTCTCCATTTCAACATCAGGTATTTtaaactgtaaattttttaaaatatatagaaaaaatatagactGTAACATATAATACTGTCATCATATTATGCTAAGAAAGAAGGATAAATAAACATCTGTATAATTGATGTAGATTAGACGAATTACCTTATCTGGCACTGGCATTAAATTTGTGTATACTGTCTGCCAATATGACCATAAAAACATCAGAATTAAGACGTGGAAGAAAAGCAGGTAGAAAGCTGTtaacatacataaataataaaggtattatgtatatatgtacaattaattctcagaattaaagtttatgtaaataatattaggagttacaatataaaaaattatttcacaatataattactaatataaacaaaactgattataagaataaagcagagaaattaaataagttGTCAAacacttaattaaaataatgtacagaATACACACCTTTTTGAATATTGTTATCTATTGTATCTGAAACAATCAGAAGATCATAATGTAGTGAAAAgcttttattattacagataAAAGTCTGATTTTGCAACTATATTACAGATCTATAGGACTTAGATGTTTATACATTTGTAGCATAGCTGCAAAATAAGAAGCCTTATTTAAAGtagctttttataatttaaataaatgtattatataatatatatatacatctgttttattatatagtaATACTAAATGCAACTTTGTTATGTTTCTAATCTATAGCTTTGTatcattttcacatttttaataatcgctCATGTTATTTATCTCAAGAATGTTATATTactttcaagaaaataaaaaatctaactTGTAGTATATAAAACACATTGAGAACCTCTAGTTAGGAAAAAGATCAGATATGAATAAAACAGGTAATACAACAAAAtgcatgtatttttataagacaCCCTATACGTGAGATAAGACAAGGTTAGCGAAAACGTCATCAGCTTTATACCGACAATATTCTCTTCTTCGGTAAAATCGCGTAAAAAAATCAACATCAAATACTCACAATAGCACAATTGCACCACATAGGCATAATAGGACCACGCGACAATCGTCAAGATGAAGATAACTGGTATCCACTTGACGACCTTCACACACCACCAGCACGAACCGTTTTCCTTGCCCATTCTGTTCACCGCGTCGATGGCATGCATGAGAACGCGTGCCTTCCGATTGCCGCCCTCGTCAACAATGCATTATTCCGCGGCCCGCTGAGACACAGCGGCATCGCAGCACGACCGATCCTTTCCGCGAAGCTGCCCTTATACGAATTCCGCGTAGAACGAAGAATGCCGAGCGTATAAATTCGTCATTGCGCAAACGAACGAGTGATACACGCACGTTATCGCGACATACTTTTCCCGCACTCTCTCAGCGACGAAGTATCAAAGACGCATTAGACACcgaaaatcttattttaaattcactGCTCTTGGTGCTGTTGCTTTGCACACTGCACGCATCACACATCATTTCATTCTAACAGCAACTCTGTTTTGCTCTGTTTTACGTCCGTTACTTGACAGCTATTACCATAGAATGAGTATACGTCAGACGTCGTAAATACCTTCTTGTATAATAGTATTAAGGCATTTGCATATGATAGCTAATGCTCGTTctttttaatagaatgtatcatctataaatatttatgaatcaaGACCGTAAACATCTAGGAACATTGAAATATTGGCAATTGGCAATTCTGACATTCAAAGAAACcgcagattttaaattttttataatggccgctaatgaagaaaaagtttttcgcATAAACAATCGTTTGTgccatttttcaaataatggaGCATATATTGCCATTGCATTTCAGACAAATTTACTTATAAAGGATGCAAAGACTCTTACAACTTGTCAATCATTTGTGTTTGCAGATGTGATACAGGTTAggttatattaacaaattgtaaagaaagaaacttaattactttgaaaactcattatttaaaagtgtTGTCATTAGTGGATAATACTTATACTCTATCTCTTTTCTGTTACATTACAGTACATAGAATGGTCTTCAAAtagtgaatttattttatgtgcaaatataaaaaaagctatCATTCAAGTATATTCAGTGCATAATCCTCAGTGGAAATGTAAACTTACCGAAGGAAGTGCAGGCTTGCAAAATGTTACTTGGTCTCCAGATAGTAAATACATTCTTACTATAGCAGATTTTAATGTAAGTACGTTACAAGTACATtacaatttattgataatatacttgtgaatgaaaaaaaagcaaCTTGCATCTTACGTGGTtagtgtgaaaataaaaaattggatgTTTATAGATTCAAATATCTATTTGGAACTTGGAAGATCAGAATGTATCatacatacaa
This genomic window from Linepithema humile isolate Giens D197 chromosome 5, Lhum_UNIL_v1.0, whole genome shotgun sequence contains:
- the LOC105670934 gene encoding palmitoyltransferase ZDHHC15B isoform X1; translated protein: MHAIDAVNRMGKENGSCWWCVKVVKWIPVIFILTIVAWSYYAYVVQLCYYTIDNNIQKAFYLLFFHVLILMFLWSYWQTVYTNLMPVPDKFKIPDVEMEKLRQAETEEVQRQILERFAQDLPVTNRTIKGAMRFCEKCQLIKPDRAHHCSVCSTCVLKMDHHCPWVNNCVGFHNYKFFMLFLAYALLYCMFITATSLQYFIQFWKGELDGMGRFHLLFLFFVALMFAVSLTSLFFYHCYLVVHNRSTLEAFRTPMFRTGKDKDGFSLGKYNNFQEVFGDNPRIWFLPMFSSLGNGVVYPVRSQHQGTPNTYDSMGSTQNSFGDGVNFPERLCNEDTHTLLGHGTQQWGDENEFDSPPPYVNQVLLRLDP
- the LOC105670934 gene encoding palmitoyltransferase ZDHHC2 isoform X5, coding for MHAIDAVNRMGKENGSCWWCVKVVKWIPVIFILTIVAWSYYAYVVQLCYYTIDNNIQKAFYLLFFHVLILMFLWSYWQTVYTNLMPVPDKFKIPDVEMEKLRQAETEEVQRQILERFAQDLPVTNRTIKGAMRFCEKCQLIKPDRAHHCSVCSTCVLKMDHHCPWVNNCVGFHNYKFFMLFLAYALLYCMFITATSLQYFIQFWKGELDGMGRFHLLFLFFVALMFAVSLTSLFFYHCYLVVHNRSTLEAFRTPMFRTGKDKDGFSLGKYNNFQEVFGDNPRIWFLPMFSSIPPIIIFTVKKKQLCSLAYLNEI
- the LOC105670934 gene encoding palmitoyltransferase ZDHHC2 isoform X6, with the translated sequence MHAIDAVNRMGKENGSCWWCVKVVKWIPVIFILTIVAWSYYAYVVQLCYYTIDNNIQKAFYLLFFHVLILMFLWSYWQTVYTNLMPVPDKFKIPDVEMEKLRQAETEEVQRQILERFAQDLPVTNRTIKGAMRFCEKCQLIKPDRAHHCSVCSTCVLKMDHHCPWVNNCVGFHNYKFFMLFLAYALLYCMFITATSLQYFIQFWKGELDGMGRFHLLFLFFVALMFAVSLTSLFFYHCYLVVHNRSTLEAFRTPMFRTGKDKDGFSLGKYNNFQEVFGDNPRIWFLPMFSSTAVIGPSVDVDQPLMNTTEPV
- the LOC105670934 gene encoding palmitoyltransferase ZDHHC2 isoform X2, which encodes MHAIDAVNRMGKENGSCWWCVKVVKWIPVIFILTIVAWSYYAYVVQLCYYTIDNNIQKAFYLLFFHVLILMFLWSYWQTVYTNLMPVPDKFKIPDVEMEKLRQAETEEVQRQILERFAQDLPVTNRTIKGAMRFCEKCQLIKPDRAHHCSVCSTCVLKMDHHCPWVNNCVGFHNYKFFMLFLAYALLYCMFITATSLQYFIQFWKGELDGMGRFHLLFLFFVALMFAVSLTSLFFYHCYLVVHNRSTLEAFRTPMFRTGKDKDGFSLGKYNNFQEVFGDNPRIWFLPMFSSFGDGVNFPERLCNEDTHTLLGHGTQQWGDENEFDSPPPYVNQVLLRLDP
- the LOC105670934 gene encoding palmitoyltransferase ZDHHC2 isoform X4; the protein is MHAIDAVNRMGKENGSCWWCVKVVKWIPVIFILTIVAWSYYAYVVQLCYYTIDNNIQKAFYLLFFHVLILMFLWSYWQTVYTNLMPVPDKFKIPDVEMEKLRQAETEEVQRQILERFAQDLPVTNRTIKGAMRFCEKCQLIKPDRAHHCSVCSTCVLKMDHHCPWVNNCVGFHNYKFFMLFLAYALLYCMFITATSLQYFIQFWKGELDGMGRFHLLFLFFVALMFAVSLTSLFFYHCYLVVHNRSTLEAFRTPMFRTGKDKDGFSLGKYNNFQEVFGDNPRIWFLPMFSRSTIEQMTLVEEATILALGAGTAVIGPSVDVDQPLMNTTEPV
- the LOC105670934 gene encoding palmitoyltransferase ZDHHC2 isoform X3, translating into MHAIDAVNRMGKENGSCWWCVKVVKWIPVIFILTIVAWSYYAYVVQLCYYTIDNNIQKAFYLLFFHVLILMFLWSYWQTVYTNLMPVPDKFKIPDVEMEKLRQAETEEVQRQILERFAQDLPVTNRTIKGAMRFCEKCQLIKPDRAHHCSVCSTCVLKMDHHCPWVNNCVGFHNYKFFMLFLAYALLYCMFITATSLQYFIQFWKGELDGMGRFHLLFLFFVALMFAVSLTSLFFYHCYLVVHNRSTLEAFRTPMFRTGKDKDGFSLGKYNNFQEVFGDNPRIWFLPMFSSFGDGVNFPERLCNEDTHTLLGHGTQQWGDENEFDSPPPYVNQVHH